In a genomic window of Methylomagnum ishizawai:
- a CDS encoding phage tail protein yields the protein MALTKNDIKNAYPLPAYNYKVEINGKAVGFSEVTGLNVSYTTTTYKESPTQGGAAGPRKMIMPAQSGEVKVTLKKGVVRGDSITTLFQWIGGIQTNQVEKKDVYVRLCDEQGAAVISWKIVNAFPTQLDAPGFVANSNDAAIESLQLTGDGVLIEAA from the coding sequence ATGGCCCTGACCAAAAACGACATCAAGAACGCCTACCCCTTGCCGGCCTACAACTACAAGGTCGAGATCAATGGCAAGGCGGTGGGTTTTTCCGAGGTGACGGGACTGAACGTCTCCTACACCACCACCACCTACAAGGAAAGCCCGACCCAGGGCGGGGCCGCCGGGCCGCGCAAGATGATCATGCCGGCCCAATCGGGCGAGGTGAAGGTGACTTTGAAGAAGGGCGTGGTGCGCGGCGACAGCATCACCACCTTGTTCCAATGGATCGGCGGCATCCAGACCAACCAGGTCGAGAAGAAGGATGTCTATGTGCGCCTGTGCGACGAGCAGGGCGCGGCGGTCATCAGCTGGAAGATCGTCAATGCCTTCCCGACCCAGTTGGACGCACCCGGCTTCGTCGCCAATTCTAACGACGCGGCCATCGAGAGCCTACAACTGACCGGCGACGGCGTGTTGATCGAAGCCGCCTAG